In Desulfovibrio sp. Fe33, one DNA window encodes the following:
- the nuoH gene encoding NADH-quinone oxidoreductase subunit NuoH, producing MNAFLSNLIPLIIAAVAAMIWLGLNALVWVYCERKFAGHIQRRPGPFEVGPHGVLQPLIDGLKLMGKQLLTPDNADAVLYWLAPLLSMLPVLLLFLPIPYGPVLIGMDVNLALLLILAFSSFNGLAVILAGWASNNKWGVLGAARAVSQTVAYEIPLLLTVLTVSFMTGSLSLLDITHMQDGHIGNWFIWKQPLAFIIFIIAMFGETNRAPFDLAEAESELTAGFHTEYSSMGFGLFFMAEYGYMVVMCSVCSVLFLGGFNGPFPGIEGWWWMLIKTYALLTLMVWARWTFPRVRFDQLLNINWKWLLPLATANLLATALIMKL from the coding sequence ATGAATGCATTCTTAAGTAATCTGATACCGTTGATCATTGCAGCGGTTGCCGCCATGATCTGGCTGGGGCTCAACGCCCTGGTGTGGGTCTACTGCGAGCGTAAGTTCGCGGGCCACATCCAGCGCCGCCCCGGTCCCTTCGAGGTCGGCCCCCACGGCGTGTTGCAGCCGCTCATCGACGGTTTGAAACTCATGGGCAAGCAACTCCTGACCCCGGACAACGCGGACGCCGTCCTTTATTGGCTCGCGCCTCTCCTGTCCATGCTGCCGGTGCTGCTGCTCTTCCTGCCCATCCCGTACGGCCCGGTGCTGATCGGCATGGACGTCAACCTTGCCCTGCTCCTGATCCTGGCCTTCTCCAGCTTCAACGGACTGGCCGTCATCCTGGCGGGCTGGGCCTCCAACAACAAGTGGGGCGTTCTCGGCGCGGCCCGTGCCGTGTCGCAGACCGTGGCCTACGAAATCCCGCTGCTGCTGACCGTGTTGACCGTGTCCTTCATGACCGGCAGCCTGAGCCTGCTGGATATCACTCACATGCAGGACGGCCATATCGGCAACTGGTTTATCTGGAAGCAACCCCTGGCCTTCATCATCTTCATCATCGCCATGTTCGGCGAAACCAACCGCGCTCCGTTCGACCTGGCCGAGGCCGAGTCCGAGCTGACCGCCGGTTTCCACACCGAATATTCGTCCATGGGCTTCGGCCTCTTCTTCATGGCCGAGTATGGCTATATGGTGGTCATGTGTTCCGTCTGTTCCGTCCTGTTCCTGGGCGGGTTTAACGGCCCCTTCCCCGGCATTGAGGGATGGTGGTGGATGCTCATCAAGACCTACGCGCTGCTGACGCTCATGGTCTGGGCACGTTGGACCTTCCCCCGCGTTCGGTTCGACCAACTGCTGAACATCAACTGGAAATGGTTGCTGCCGCTGGCCACCGCCAACCTGTTGGCCACCGCGCTGATCATGAAGTTGTAG